A single genomic interval of Orcinus orca chromosome 19, mOrcOrc1.1, whole genome shotgun sequence harbors:
- the PYY gene encoding peptide YY yields the protein MVTVRRPWPAMATVLLALLFCLGALVDAYPAKPEAPGSHASPEELKRYYLSLRHFLNLVTRQRYGKRDISEALLSKLLFPDPEDRPVKSRPEGAYLW from the exons ATGGTGACGGTGCGCAGGCCGTGGCCCGCCATGGCTACAGTGCTGCTGGCCCTGCTCTTCTGCCTGGGGGCGCTGGTCGACGCCTACCCCGCCAAACCCGAGGCTCCCGGCTCACACGCCTCGCCGGAGGAGCTGAAGCGCTACTACCTCTCTCTGCGCCACTTCCTCAACCTGGTCACTCGGCAGAG GTACGGGAAACGTGACATCTCGGAAGCCCTCCTCTCCAAACTGCTCTTCCCCGATCCCGAGGACCGGCCCGTCAAGTCGCG GCCAGAAGGCGCCTACCTGTGGTGA
- the PPY gene encoding pancreatic prohormone — protein sequence MAASHCCLFLLLLSTGVALLLRPPLGARGAPLEPVYPGDNATPEQMAQYAAELRRYINMLTRPRYGKRDKEGALDFSECGSPHAAPPRWAWFPALCVQMPGAETGVCVRGGGEQGPRAGLRSSEGTRTPHSCCHALPSPHRQLSPRDS from the exons ATGGCCGCCTCTCACTGCTGCCTCTTCCTGCTGCTTCTGTCCACGGGCGTGGCTCTGTTGCTGCGACCACCACTGGGTGCCCGGGGGGCCCCGCTGGAGCCAGTATACCCGGGGGACAATGCCACGCCGGAGCAGATGGCCCAGTACGCAGCGGAGCTCCGCAGATACATCAACATGCTGACCAGGCCCAG GTAtgggaaaagagacaaagaaggcgcGCTGGACTTCTCGGAGTGTGGCTCCCCCCACGCAGCTCCCCCCAGGTGGGCTTGGTTCCCTGCCCTGTGTGTCCAGATGCCTGGGGCGGAAACCGGGGTGTGTGTCAGGGGTGGGGGAGAACAGGGGCCTAGGGCTGGCCTGAGGTCTTCCGAGGGCACGAGGACTCCCCACTCATGCTGCCACGCTCTGCCCTCTCCGCACAGGCAGCTCAGCCCGAGGGACTCGTAA